A window of uncultured Fibrobacter sp. contains these coding sequences:
- a CDS encoding CofH family radical SAM protein: MNSLLQKSIDGNRLTPSEALDLLKNAPWTEVAQAANTVRHRINPGNKVGYTAFRIVNYTNVCEITCSFCSFCRPAHSADAYVLSLDEIRQKTLEAKARGADQIFLQGGVNKDIPLSYYTDVLKMLTQEMGVKVRGFSPVELVRIAEFNGISLDELLDILKDAGLSSVPGAGAEILSDRMRQMLSPQKLPAQKWCDTLAACHKKGLPGSANIVFGSIETPEEIIEHLDYVRKTQDIAQGFKSFVVWTFQPQTDKFPIRHVRGDEYLKLLALSRLYLDNIPHIEVSLLGMGLSLGELGLHSGADDINSIVIEENVLKNHGLTTIEAAEKFITDAGFTPYRRSLNFD, translated from the coding sequence ATGAATTCCCTGTTGCAAAAATCGATTGACGGAAACCGCCTGACTCCATCAGAAGCCCTCGACTTATTGAAAAACGCCCCGTGGACAGAAGTCGCCCAGGCGGCCAACACCGTACGGCACCGGATCAACCCCGGCAACAAGGTGGGCTACACGGCGTTTCGCATCGTGAACTATACGAACGTCTGCGAAATCACGTGCAGCTTTTGCAGTTTCTGCCGCCCCGCGCACAGCGCAGACGCCTACGTGCTTAGCCTGGACGAAATCCGCCAAAAGACGCTCGAAGCCAAGGCCAGGGGCGCCGACCAGATTTTTTTGCAGGGGGGCGTCAACAAGGATATTCCGCTGAGCTACTACACCGATGTCCTGAAAATGCTTACACAGGAAATGGGCGTAAAAGTTCGCGGTTTTTCGCCAGTGGAACTGGTGCGCATCGCCGAATTCAACGGAATTTCGCTCGACGAGCTGCTAGATATTCTTAAGGACGCAGGTCTCAGTTCCGTTCCGGGAGCCGGAGCCGAAATCCTTTCCGACCGCATGCGCCAAATGCTAAGCCCCCAAAAGCTCCCCGCGCAAAAGTGGTGCGACACACTTGCCGCCTGCCACAAGAAGGGGCTCCCGGGGAGCGCGAACATCGTCTTTGGCAGCATCGAGACCCCCGAAGAAATCATCGAGCACCTGGATTACGTACGCAAGACGCAAGACATTGCGCAGGGATTCAAGAGTTTCGTGGTGTGGACCTTCCAGCCGCAGACCGACAAGTTCCCCATCCGCCACGTGCGCGGCGACGAATACCTCAAGTTGCTCGCACTTTCCCGCCTGTACCTCGACAACATCCCGCATATCGAGGTATCACTCCTTGGCATGGGGCTTTCGCTCGGAGAACTCGGACTGCATAGCGGCGCCGACGACATCAACAGCATCGTCATCGAAGAAAACGTGCTGAAAAATCACGGACTCACAACCATCGAAGCGGCCGAAAAGTTCATCACCGACGCCGGCTTCACCCCCTACCGCCGTTCTTTAAACTTTGATTAA